The Roseibium sp. Sym1 nucleotide sequence CAGCGGCCAGGCCAGCGCCAGCAGGAGCAGGAAGGAACCGCCGAACTGGATCACCAGGAAGGGAATGGTCTCGATCGCCAGCATCATCTGGCGATGGACCGACATGGTCACCTGGGCGATCCGGGTCGCGACCTGACCGGCGAACGTGTCCTCGAAAAATGCCATGTCCTGCGATTCGACCGCCTTGTGCGCCTGCCAGCGCATGGCCGCGGGCAAAAGGATGCGCACGGTCTGGAAGGCAAAGGACTGGCGCAGCAGAAACGCCAGCGGATCGATCAGGACAAAGACAACGAAGAACCCGGCGAGGACCCAGGCATTGCCATGCAGGAACGGGCCGGCTCCGTCGCCGGTAACACCGTCGACGACATAGGCGATCGCCCAGATCCCGGCGAGACCGAGGGCCGACGAAATCATGGCCAGCAGCGAGACGATCACCAGCTGCTTGCGAAACATCTTGGCGAAGTGCCAGACGAGATGCAGCGGCCCCTCGTCCGGCAACGGTGTCACCGGCAGGTCGAGCGGTCGGATATGGGTTTCGAAGGGGCGAAAATACCGCTCGATGAGACCGGCCAGAACCGGCTTTGCGATGAACACCCGGGAGCTCCCTGATTGATCTCGGCGCAGGCTCAGGCCCGCGGCTCGATCCTGTAGACACAACGCCGGCCGCCGGACAACTGGTGTTCCGTGCGCTCCACGGAGACCTCGGGACCGAGAACCTCCTTGAAAAGGTTCAGCTCGGAGCGGCAAAATCCCTGACAGGCAGTTGCGGCCGCGCAGATCGAACAATGGTTTTCGATCAGCAGGTAGGCGTCCCCTTCATCAACCACATCGGCCATATAGCCTTCCTGGTTGCGCAAGTCGGCCAGCACGTCCAGCTTGCCGGGCAGATCCTGGACCGCGCTCAGTGCCTTCTGATAGGACTTCCTGCTCTGTGCCTCCCGGTGGGCAATCAGTTTGTCCAGGCCCTCGTCCCCGAAGATCTCGCTCATGCCGTTGAGGAGCCCGAGGATCAGGTTGGAGTGATTGTCCGGAAACTGCTGGTGGCCGGCCGCAGTCAACGCCCAGACCCGCTTGGGACGGCCGACGGCTCCCTTCAAGTCCTCGAAATCAACCAGATTTTCCCGGTTCAGACCATCGAGATGCTGCCGCACAGCGACCGTGGTCACGTCCAGCCCGGCGGCCAGATCCGCCGCTGTTTGCGGTCCGGAAGACTTCAGTGCGTTCAGAAGACGGGTTCTCGTTCTATCTGCCATGAGCACATATATAACGCATTCGGCCGATAAAAAAATAGTCAGCTTTTCTTATTCCGGCGTTTCTCATTCACTTTCCGGTCTGGTCCGCACCAACCGGCCGGTCGCAGCTGTCGGCCCGCAATCCGCCTCGGGCTCCCGCTTGCGGACAGGCGGGCCTCGCCTCTCATGCCGTGACCGCGCGCGAGGCCACTGAAAGCGCGCCCGGACATATGAGATGCTCCCGCTGCGTAAATTTGCTAAGGTACATGGACTCGGTTCGAAGGATACAGACCTCCAACCAGTAATATTGAGTAATATCGCACCACGCCGGCGCATCTGCCTCGTTCAGATACGGAAATTTGTGAAACAATTCTGAAGATTTGCACCATGCCTCCGCTTCGGCAAAATGAC carries:
- a CDS encoding helix-turn-helix transcriptional regulator yields the protein MADRTRTRLLNALKSSGPQTAADLAAGLDVTTVAVRQHLDGLNRENLVDFEDLKGAVGRPKRVWALTAAGHQQFPDNHSNLILGLLNGMSEIFGDEGLDKLIAHREAQSRKSYQKALSAVQDLPGKLDVLADLRNQEGYMADVVDEGDAYLLIENHCSICAAATACQGFCRSELNLFKEVLGPEVSVERTEHQLSGGRRCVYRIEPRA